In Glycine max cultivar Williams 82 chromosome 10, Glycine_max_v4.0, whole genome shotgun sequence, the DNA window ATGTAcagaaaagtaagaaaaatgtataattatataaataaaaatccaataataataataataaatacgcttttatttccttaacaattaaattaaataggatTCTTGAAAGTGAGTTTAATAAACATGGATACGTCAATCGTGTACTCAATGATTATAAATTAACATTGGGAATCAAATGCAATTCATTTTTCCTCCCAATAGCCAATCCGAAGTGTTCATCCATATTCATTTCCTCAGGTTTCATCTTGTTTGGGAGTTCCCAGTTGAAGTGATACAGTAGTAGAGCTAGTGGAAGCATAATGCTAGCTAAACCCAATGTCATGCCTGGGCATATTCTTCGTCCTCCCCCAAAAGGGAGATAGTTAAATTTATTCCCTTTGAAATCGATAGAACTACCCTCGAACCTTTCAGGGACAAACCTATCAGCATCAATCCAATATTGGGAATCCTTACAAATTGCGTATGCATTTACCATGACTTTAGTTTTGGCAGGTATTTCATAGCCATCAATGATGGTTGGTTGAGAGCATTCTCTAGGGAGCAATAAAGGAGTAGGTGGGTGTACCTTGAATGTCTCTTTGATCACCAACTTCAAATAAGTAAGTTGCTCTTGATCACTTTCATGAATTATTTCCTTTTCTCGAAAAGCTTGTCTCAATTCAGCTTGTGCTTTCTCCCTCACTCTTGGATTTCTCATCATTTCTGCCATAGCCCACTCTAGTGTTGATGCTGAAGTATCAGTTCCAGCAGCAAATATGTCCtggtgaaagaaataaaatatctttatataaaGTTTggtaaaatgaaaagagaaattgCATTTATATAACAAAATCGGGCaacttttttaatagaaaaggagatgagaagaaaaggaagaaaaatgtaAGATAAAGTAATTAGTAAAAATGAGAGGATTAAAGAgattaatgttataaaaagagaTGTTAGTGAGAAAAAACGTACTTCAGAAACAGGAAATATAATAGAAGTTTTGAGGCATTTACTTACCAATATCAAAGCTTTGATGTTGTTAGTCGTCATTTGGATGTCGAGAGTGTCATCTTGTTGGATTCTGAGAAGATCAATAAAATCTTGGTCCTCTAATTCAGCTCCATCTTCTTttgcaattttgttcttttcttgatgCTCTCTGATGATGTTTTCCAGGACCTTGTCAACCTGCTTGTGCAACTTCTTCAATCTGGTCATCTTTCCAGTTAGGAAATATAAGAATGGAATTGAAGGAAAGACATCAGCAAGGTCGAATCCTCCCCCGGATTCTACGATTTTTCGGATCAAAGACACAACAAACTCATCTTGCTCCTTGTATATGCCACCGAATGCTACCCTGGAAATAGAGGCACATATCAATGAGAAAATTCTACTGGTGAGATTGATAGGCGAACCAGCAGATTCGCGAATGGAGTCGATAAACTTTGCTGCCTCGTCTTCTCTAATGGAAGCAAAAGACTGAACTCTTTTGGTGCTCAGAAGCTCCGTGGCACACATTTTCCTCATTTGTCTCCAGTGATCACCATATGGAGCAAAAGCAATGCCCAATCCCCCGTAGGATATCATTTGACCAAAAACAAGATGGGGTCTCTGAAGAAAAGAAACATCATGTGTTTTCACTATTTCCTTGGCCATCTTTGGGGAGGATGCAACCACTGCTGAAATTTCACCAAGTTGGAGGTGCATGAGGGGTCCATattgaggattcttttttttttagttttttatctttCTGTCCGGGGAGTTTCACTAGGTCCCATGTCAACCCTCTAACATGGCAACTAAAAAATATGAGTTACGTAAGGATAGGTCATTCAAGTCTTTTTTCTAATTGAATCCAGCTAGTATCACTTTCGTACAGTGTCCTTCTTATCACGGTAATGCGAAGTGATGAATAAATTAAgaggtttttgttttcttacaaGGGTGATTAAATTGAATGAGTTTATAATaaactaaatattattattttaattttgttttgtgagTTGTACTTCATATACGCAACTTaacttttatcataaaaaatagataaattgtaGTTATTAAATAcagtttatgtattttttttaaaaaataataatagggttaaataattaatttttgaagtgctttttgaattttggttcctatattatatttttttttcatttttagtgtctataaatttatatttttgcaattttaatttgtatatataatattttataattatataaatatatatatatatatatatataagtgcgATTCTGGTCTATTAAACGTAAATACGTAAGTGTGGCACGATGCCGGAGATGCGGATGCTCAAACTTGGAGAGGGCCAAGCGGATGCTCAAACTTGGAGAGGGCCAAGCGTGGGTCAGATTCGGTTTCTCTGCGGTGTGGCGATTGGGCTCGACGGTGCTGTTTCGGTAGGTGTTGCTGTTTCTTTCCATGGAGGGGTTTGTGTGGGATATGATGTTGGGTGTTTATACATCAGAAGAAGGAGATGACCGAAGTGGGGGAGGTTGGTGGTTGAAGGTGTTCTTTGCGGCTGATAGGAGGAGAATAGCGGTGCTCAGTAGTGATGGGCGGCCGCAAGCCAATCCAGGGGTCATCGGAAACAGTGGAGAGGAAGGGAGAGTAATTTGGTGGGGAAGGTGTACAATAGTAACATGTACCTTAGATTAATCTAAGGGTTCTAAAGAGTGGTGCACAATTGTGATACTTggaattaaaagtgaaaattaatctttgttttaattaagaCGTAATTAAGTGATATATTATATAAGAATCCACATActggtttaaaataaaaataaaagaaaccacAGCCTAAGAAAAATTGACCAGATTTTGAATATGATGTTTTTGAAACCTATTGTGATTAGGAAACCTTTTGTATTGCTCATTTGATTATTAATGAAATGTCATAAGTTTGTTCCTGTCAAGAACAAAAACGAAAGGTGTTTGATGAAgttgctaaaaaaatatttgagattattaaaataaattaatattttataattcgataatttattttaattttataaattttttaataatttatttattaatttctaaataaGTCTATAACAAACCCAAAGGATTCGAATGACATGTGAGGTCTTGCTGCGTTCAAATGAgagaaaacaatttatttattagttgaaTCGGTGTTTGATTCCCACATTGTGCAAACTTCTTTGTGCCAGTGACATCCACAAACCGTGAATAGATTTGTCTATGACCGTGGAcgagaaaaaataaatctataacataaattttaatgtaaaaaaataatgtaacaaataaatatttaatgaatttatttatcaaaactcACCTTAATGCTGTTTACctgatatttaattatttttaaaagtttatccaATTAACCTTAATACTTATTCCAGTGCTGGAGTTTCTGAAAACCAGTTTGTACTCAATCTCAAATCGTATCCGTTTAGTATTGAATAATAGTCCGTTGGGGCTGCTATTCAAAACGTTACGTAACACTGTATAATTAAGTAGATATGTATTCCACCAGCGTGAATTAGACCCTGTATAATCTCTTTGCTAACTTGGGGCAGctattcaaaacttttgaattatattatcaataattggactattttatgaaaagtatgATACTGTGAGTTATTAAAGATGGAATTAATACTAAAAAAGGAGCATATCAACTCACAATAAAAAGCTGTAAGCCAGCATCAATTAAATAGAGATCTTTTCTGCATTGGTATTGCTAATATAAATACAGGGATCAATAAGAAGAAAGACCAAAGGAAAAGGaactaaattacaaatttaatgtgACTTATCATTGAAGTCCTCTTAGAACAGTAAAGCTAACCTGTGACAAGTGAGAGCATGCTGCCTCAAATGCATTGGCTGACCATGACTTCCCAAGGAATTTTCTGACAATAAATTATTGCATAGCAAGCAATAATTTACATAGTGCTTTCGGAGCATATCCAGTCCAATGAGAAACTCCATATTGGGAGAATCCAGCACCAAGAATGAGCAAGGGTAAAATATACTCCCAATCTAAAGGAAAATACATACACAAAATAGAAATTGgagtgaaaatataaaatggacAAAATATACTGTAAGAGAATGGTTTTCTGGTCCCATTAATTGAAACTTGTATGAATACATATGTTAGATTACTAAAATTATGTGCATCAGACCTTATATGAACACTTGTTTCTCGTCAAATCTTTCTGTCCTTGGTCAAGACCATGGAGCAAAACTGGACCAGTGAACCCTGCCTCCCATGTTTCATAATGCCGACCAACATTCTTCCAGTgaacaaaggaaaaataaatctatGGCTAGCAACATAATGATCAAGCAAAGGTACTAAATACTAACTGGTAAATAGAAATATAATAGTCCAGTCCAAGTTGGAGTTACAAGCAAGGTACTAAATACTAACCTGAAATCTAACAGTTGCCCTTTGCATAAGCCATCAAATATCTCCAAGTTGAAGTTACAAGAGCAATTTTGTTAGTTCCAACGCGTAGGTCAACGGGTCCATTTTATGTGCAACTTCTCTGCTCCCTTGTCCTGAAAGCCAACCCTGTAAACCAATTCATTCATATTCGTTTTAACTCGGAATTAATAAAGATGCACAGTTGGAAACAAAAGAAACTACATGTCTAACTGTGACTCTGTAAACCTGAAAATTGCCCATTAACAAACACAGGAACAGTATGTCCTGCAGACTGCACATTAACGCTGGGTTTTTGTCCGCCTCGAAGAAAGGATTTGGATGAACTTATGTCAACGCTGCATCATGCCAACCAGAAAACAGTAAGATTAAATGCTGAGAACTGACAAGGTAGGATATCAGAAACTATGggataaagaatttaaatttgaaatatgcCAAAAAGTCCTTTTGTAGAagtaatcataatttttaaaaaaatacattcttacCTTAAAAAAGTCTTAATAGTAAATTACAATTGAAAAGTTTCATTTGTTAAATCTAATCCAAACTGTGCAATACGCATATAATTAAAGTCTAAAGAAGCCATATGGGTGTTCTAGAAGATAGTTACCTCATTTTGTAAAGAGTCTATGGGGTTCCACCTGTGCTTCTAGTAGACCTTGGAGCTGATTTCATTTGTGAGATATTATAGAGGACTTTGAAGCATGCCTTCATGTAATCTGGTGGCTGCTCAATTGTTGTAATATCCCATCTGcgttattaaaaaattagtaatcattgttttaaatttcttttcatctttccatataaaaaaattattttcatataagatcttaaataataattagtgaATGGCATTTACCTGCAAACAGCTTGATAGGCAACTGGGAAAGAAATCGCTAAGAAATGGCTAATTGAGATAAGTTTTCTGATGATCCTTTATTAATTCCACTTCTTTACATGTTTATACTATTTCATTCTAACAGAATTCAATTTGTTATAACAGAATTATCTAGCATCATGCTCAACAACTATTTAGTGAAATTGCTATAACTGCCTGAGGATAGTGGATCCCTACAATCAGCTTGGTGATTCTTGCTTTGGCACCTCAAACGTATTCCTAAAGGTAATTGCGCTTCTCAATGACTCTCCTTGGCCTGTTAATGTTACTGCTAGCTTCTGGTATAAAGCCTGTGTTGTTACTGCTATCAACACCCCTTCCCCGAAAACAaacttgtcctcaaggttgtgTGTCTGGCATAGATCATCCCACAATTCCCATTAAGTATCTTCTGGAGCCAAGCCATCCCATTGGACCAGGACCTTTATGATTGGGGGAGAAACTGAGTTGTCACACTTCCAATCCAAAATGGTTAATGGTGTAACAAGTGGATAATTATTTGAGTTGGCTCGGGAAAGTTCTGATGGAGAGGGAGGTAATGGTCCCTGAAGGAGCTTCAAGAGGGAAATGTGGAAAATCGGATGAATTCAAGAAGAAACCGGCAATTGTAATTTGTACGCTACTGGTCCAATCCGTTCTAGCACCTAGAAAGGCCCGTAAAAGTGTTTGGCCAATTTGGTATGGGTAGGGGCTAACGACGTCTGTCTGTAAGGGCCACATCAATTTCAGTCCTGGTGGTTAGCAAAGAATCAACAGCATCAATGGAGCAAGTGCCCTGTAAGTATTGGATGAGTGTTGGCGGTGGTTTGCCATAAATTGCTTTGAAAGGCGAAACTTCGGTGCCGGAATGTATGGTTGTGTTGTAAGACCATTTGGCAAGCAACAGGAAGCGGAACCACTGGGATGGTTGGTGATGCACATAAGCGCGTAAGTACTGCTCTAAAGTCTGGTTAAGTACTTCCATTTGACCATCCTTCTGCAGATGGTAGGCGGTACTCATTCGAAGCTTAGTGTCACTTAAACGGAATAGCTCGTGCCAGAAGCCACTGATAAAAATAGGATCTCTATCGGAGACCAAGCTTTGTGGAAATTCGTGGAGCTTACAGACCATGTCGAGGAATAATACGACAACCTTGTATGCCGTATGGTGGGCAGGAAGAGCACCAAAATGAGCACCCTTGGAAAATCGGTCTACAAACACTAATATCATCGTGAAACCGTGGGATGATGGCAGTCCTATGATGAAATCGAGGGACAAATCTTCCCATACGAGGGAAGGTATTGGAAGAGGTTGCAGCAGACCGGCAGCCTTCTTTGTTTCGTATTTAGTCTGTTCGCACGAGGGACATTGCACGATGTACCGACGAACATCTTCTTGTATATGTGGCCAGTCAAAATTCTGTTGTAAATGATGGAGAGTCTTTGATACCCCTGTGTGATCGTCGAGAGGAGAAGAATGAAATTCCTCTAAGAGTAAGGCAGTAAAAGGGGTTGGGAAGGGAATCCAAATACGGCCTTGTCGGAATATAAGGTCCTTATGAATGGCGAGGTCGGAGTGAGCATCTGGGCGCAATTTAATGTTATGCAGGAGATCAACATATTGGGGATCCTGTAACAaagtgtgaccctgactggtcaccttatgattttacttagtgagagtaacctgacaaacccattgtgtggtgtgtctttttatgtactcctaagcgtccCTGGGTGGTtatttcactgacatggtaccatattgcacgtaggcttgagtcttagtataattgttgcataacgcttgctaattgtttattatgaaattgatgagtgttattgCGTCTTGACTCGAGTGTGttattcatgtgtaatgtgattagtgattgaaaaaaaatgaattttaaagataaagtgGTGAATTGACGTGagttgtattaagttgagctatgttatagatatttccataatttatattgatttcgtcttgtttatttgttttgttatttttttggtgataactcactccctatatgctatttgtgtttggatcatgtgatgatctcgaatcttgtgttcgtgggagcatatgactaggtggatgactttaaaaaaCCTCGTGCCAGAGGACGTTGGGACACAAcgttctgataggatgtgacattggggatgagtttttattttaatttcatggtgttactttattttattttatctcactgatttaacaaaactttttttgtaaactttgacaGTCTTGATTTGagccgaatatatttttaataagtcttatttggtaatagtgaagtggatgtgaaccttttatccacgtgaatttgttgatcaatatttttatatgttttatttatttatatgtatgtcagggtagagggtgtcacactcaTCCTTTTCCAATGGTGTCATTCTTGATCCTAAATACCTTGACTTTGAATTCTTTGAGGGAGAAAACTTGGATTGTTaaaaagtgtttcaaaattttgaactaGTGGATTTCATGACTCTGAAATTGCCTTATTGCCCTATATTTGTTCAAGTCTTTTATAACAACTTGGAAATTCATGATGGAGTCATATTTTCTAAAGTACACAAAATACCCATTGGTGTTGATCAATCCTTGTTTTACTCCCTAACCAAACTGAGCAGTCAAGGTGTGCCTTTTGAAGGAACcttagttgatgattattctagtcatgatgctcgtaaAATTGTTTGTGTTGAAAATGCTGATAAGACTGGTCGCTTACTTGCTGGTTCCTTTACCTTTGAATGCCGTGTTATGCATTTTATTCTCTGTCATGTGTTGCTTCATCGTTCTACTAACCTTTCTCAAGCCTCTGAGAAAGACTTAATTTTGTTGTGGGCACTGCAAACTGGTCGTCAAATTGACTGGGCACATCTTGTTTGTTATtgtatgcataaggcattacgggcaaATGCCCCTCTACCATATCCCGATCTGGTTACTCTATTCTGCAGCACTTCAAAGTCCCTCTTACTAATGAACCATTTGTCAAGGTTAAGCGTTCATTTGCAATAGGAACCGCTGTAGTTACTTCTTTTGGCTATAAGAAAGATCTTGATGGCCACTAGGTTTGCAAAAGGATTACCTGGCTAGTGCTCTCAAGGAACgcactccatctccaccacCTAGGGATCCCTCCTCTACTTTACTAAATGATGTTCTCAACGAGATTCAAGATCTTCGTGCATTTGTCGGAGAAAGGTTTGATTCCATGGATTCTCGCATCACTCCTCTTGAGGATGACATGGGATTTATCCGTCGTTGCTTTGATCCTCCAACCAATCATTAGACTTACCCTTAGTTATCATATTTATTCGAACTGTAAGACTTGTTTCTATTACATCAAGATTATTTAGTACTTTAGAATTTCAGACTTATTGCATTCGGTTATTTTAGTACTTTAGTACTTTATACTTTCAGACTTGTTTAAGTTGCATTTACATTACCATTATTCTGCTTGAATTGTATGTTACTTCTTATAGTCTATGtatgtttttcttctctctgtttctaatttgtttttgatgttgccaaaggtgAGAGATAAATGAGAATGATGGTAGGGAGAAGTattgaaaatattgaaaaagtttttaatttttctgtccaaggtatatattgaaaaatgttttttaatttttctgtataaagtattgaaaaagttttttatatatacctttttttttatcaaaatcttaaactttttcatataagcaatcactGAAAAATCAAGCAGGAGCGAATGGCacaaatgaatatttttgtttctctttctactccttaccaaaaaatgattgtcatcatcaaaaaacaGGGAGAATGTGAATTTATATCATGCGGGTTTTGATTATGCCAAAACATTTTACTTGATGAGCACAGATTGAAATGAAGTCtacaaacaagatcaagaaaatctaAGATAAGGACTTAgtcaatttgttaaaagaatctcaatttgattgcAATAGTTTGGCCTTAAAATTTTTACTATCAAAATTCTTTTATCAAAGTTAAATCAGTTCAAAATAATATCTTCTTTGAACAGGTAATCGATTTTCaggtttgtgtaatcgattaccagagagattGTGAACAtgacattttgaaattttgtactGGTGAAATAACGACACaaacttatttgaattttgatctgtgtaatcaattaccagaatcctgtaatcgattactagtgaaaaagttttagaaaaactttttgacaagacacatctcttcaaactattTTTGAACAGCCACAATGAGCCTTTATATACATATGTGTCCTTACTTTGAAAATACAGAGAATTCtgagagaacttaattgtcaaaatcTCTCTAactttggccaaacacttgcaaaattattgagaattcttGAAGGATCTTTAAATTGTATTGTCTACTCTAATGAGAGAAATCAATATGTTCCTCTCTTACAAAACTCAGTTGTAATTAAGAGACTGTTTGTCTCTTGGGGTGTGAGaaacttgaacacaagggtgagggatctcAATGTGTGTTCAAagattgtaaaggatttacaaggatagtggaaaatctcaagtgggattacttgaggattggacgtaggcacggaaagtggccgaaccagtataaatcaagtttacaGTTCCCTTTTtccttatctcagttattttgtTGCAGTTTACATTATCTTgtgcatttaaaagaacattattaaattgattgcttcttcttcttcttcagtaTTCTGAatctatcatatatcatttaaaaggggattaAAACCTGTTAGTCGAAAAATTTaaagacttaattcacccccctcttaaattattgaggccacttgttcaaaATCTATGACATGGTAAGTGGATCCATCACCATGTCGTTTTCATCATCTCTGTCGCCATCGAGCCAGAGAGAGTTTGTGGAGGAATGTACTAGCCATGACATTTTctactttctttttaaaaaaattgagggatCAAGGGAATGTAAATTGTGAAAAGGTTTAtggtttcaaattttttattgaagggAGAGGGTAAAGCGGGAGGTTGGGGTGTAGATAATAAGGTGATTTATGAACTAAGGTGACAATGGAAAAACTATTGAACATGGCCTTTGTGGTGTCCGGGACAAAGCGAGAGTTGTCGAGAGAGAACGAACAAAGTGCAAGGCAACACAATGTGGGTTtaggatttttaattagtttttatttaattcaaaattattgtaTGACATGGCATAATATAAGAATGTGATTGGGTGTCTGTGTAAAACCTTTTTACACTGACAATGTATGAACATTATTCTCTTAAGGTAAATAATAACACGATTTGAAGATTCAATTGTGCCTTTTTTAGAATGTTGAATATACATTATAAATCATCTTTTGAGTGAAGAATGAACATCTCAACATCAAATCTTGCAAGAGCTTCTTCTTCTAGCTACTATTTTCTAAACATCACTATTATGAGTTTTTACCTTGCTAGAGCTTCTTAATTTCCTCCTTCTATTATTTTGTAAAcatcactatttttttaacGTTAATAAATTTGGCTTTTTATATCTTCTTTCTTTAGGGTAACTTTCTACATTTTGAAGCATATTGTCATGTGGAGTTAGTGGTAGCTCAATGAGAGTTGTaacttttgttcttatttttttctctcttaatttttgTATAGCTTGCTAATTTTACTTGTTGCACAAACATTAACTATTACGAGTTTTTTGTGTGGTGGTTTCATCTTCCTTGACACATCTTATACTTAGAACATGGCATATTTCAATAATACTATTCGTTTGctttcaaaaaaacatttttatttatacgtaagaaagaaaacaatagtTATGAAATGTTTAAACTTAACAGTAATTAGTTATGAAatgtaaaaaacaattaattatatgcatcgtaaaacaaataatatagataaaatagataaaaaatctaatttaataatattgatttcaataataataataatttatcttttaaagaaatatatttatatgtatcatcgcaatatttattttcttcctctaaaacaatctttattttattattctaaaaaattatttgtttatcatTATAGATTAAATATTCCAACACAGTATGCAATAGTAACAACTGTTTTATTagtttagttttataaaaaatcaataataaatatttcaataaatatgaaaaatcaataaatttaaattttattttattaatgtgtATAAAGCACTAAATTAATGGTGTATATATAATTGTTGACAGTGTATATATAATTCATGCTCAAATTGTcgataaaaaattgttgaaagtGTATATATAATTCATGCTTAAATTTCATTTGCATGTGCAATTTAAACTTTTAGTAGACATAAATTAATGgtgatattttcaatattagaGGACCAATAGTGTAATTAAATCTTTAGTGTCCTATATCTATTGTAGGCATTAAATAGGTTGTTATGTGTCtaacacttattttttaatgagaatACAATTCCTAATCATTCCTTGACCATTGATCAAAGAAgagtttaaataaattgaaaacctCTTGAAGATATCCTTTATATACAGTAGCAATTACTTGATGTCACGGAAGCTCCTACATAAGTGTATATGTCAAGAAAAGGaactttcatttgattttttctcttatttgggTCGACAAAGAGGACATTAACCATGTGGAGATCCTACCCTTctttaaatagatagataaCCTATTACCCAACCAACATGGATATTATTCATATGAATACATATTAGGTTGTACATTCATGGTAATTCCCTAAGCCCAAATTGTATCACTCAATTAAACATTGAGCTCAAAGGAAAAACATATTAGGTTGTATATTCAACCCatatttgaaataaacaaaatacaccCATCACTAGAAGGTCAAACAAAGAAAATTCTAACATCTCGGATCTTAAAATGATTGCTTCACATCTATAGATACTAAGAAGTTCTCTATTCCaaacatgcattttctttccttgTTATTGTATTATTTCATAACTTTACTTAAAGCCTTACTAACTtaaacatacaaacttgtatggtctcattcttaattgaagtAATTCATTACAAATATGAAGGGGGAGACTACTTTAAACTAACTCAATCCACTATATAAAAGGAGGAGACTACTTTAAACTAACTCAATCAAACAAATATGAAGTCACTCTCATTTGTAATTAAGAACGATTTAATACATAGACAAAAAAGATTTAACAATACTAGACCATCTTAGCAGCCTAAAGTCATCTTATCAAGAAGATGTGCATGTAcagaaaagtaagaaaaatgtataattatataaataaaaattcaataataataataaatacgcTTTTATCTccttaacaattaaattaaataggatTCTTGAAAGTGAGTTTAATAAACATGGATACGTCAATCGTGTACTCAATGATCATAAATTAACATTGGGAATCAAATGCAATTCATTTTTCCTCCCAATAGCCAATCCGAAGTGTTCATCCATATTCATTTCCTCAGGTTTCATCTTGTTTGGGAGTTCCCAGTTGAAGTGATACAGTAGTAGAGCTAGTGGAAGCATAATGCTAGCTAAACCAAATGTCATGCCTGGGCATATTCTTCTTCCTCCCCCAAAAAGGAGATAATTAAAGTTATTCCCTTTGAAATCGATAGAACTAACCTCGAACCTTTCAGGGACAAACCTATCAGCATCAATCCAATATTGGGAATCCTTACAAATTGCGTATGCATTTACCATGACTTTAGTTTTGGCAGGTATTTCATAGCCATCAATGATGGTTGGTTGAGAGCATTCTCTAGGGAGCAATAAAGGAGTAGGTGGGTGTACCCTGAATGTCTCTTTGATCACCAACTTCAAATAAGTAAGTTGCTCAAGATCACTTTCATGAATTATTTCCTTTTCTCAAAAAGCTTGTCTCAATTCAGCTTGTGCTTTCTCCCTCACTGTTGGATTTCTCGTCGTTTCTGCCATAGCCCACTCTAGTGTTGATGCTGAAGTATCAGTTCCAGCAGCAAATATGTCCTGgtgaatcaaataaaat includes these proteins:
- the LOC100778255 gene encoding cytochrome P450 71D8-like; translation: KNPQYGPLMHLQLGEISAVVASSPKMAKEIVKTHDVSFLQRPHLVFGQMISYGGLGIAFAPYGDHWRQMRKMCATELLSTKRVQSFASIREDEAAKFIDSIRESAGSPINLTSRIFSLICASISRVAFGGIYKEQDEFVVSLIRKIVESGGGFDLADVFPSIPFLYFLTGKMTRLKKLHKQVDKVLENIIREHQEKNKIAKEDGAELEDQDFIDLLRIQQDDTLDIQMTTNNIKALILDIFAAGTDTSASTLEWAMAEMMRNPRVREKAQAELRQAFREKEIIHESDQEQLTYLKLVIKETFKVHPPTPLLLPRECSQPTIIDGYEIPAKTKVMVNAYAICKDSQYWIDADRFVPERFEGSSIDFKGNKFNYLPFGGGRRICPGMTLGLASIMLPLALLLYHFNWELPNKMKPEEMNMDEHFGLAIGRKNELHLIPNVNL